One stretch of Chryseobacterium indologenes DNA includes these proteins:
- a CDS encoding PspA/IM30 family protein, protein MNIFKRLLTIGKAEIHSVIDNFEDPINVTEQGIREMKEELGKSIESLAQLKALTIRKKNEAEREEQTSKDYYNKAIVIVQRAEKGEVEASEADRLAKEALKRQSSCQENADQLHKEHEKLHSECEKMQATINHLKSSIGKWENELKTLKARVQVSEATRDINQKMTQMDTGSTVSMLEKLKERVVQQETLAEAYSDLSKSGKTIDEEIDAMVNNKDNEAEEALNRLKETLKKG, encoded by the coding sequence ATGAACATTTTCAAAAGATTATTAACAATAGGAAAAGCAGAAATCCATTCTGTGATTGACAATTTTGAAGACCCTATCAATGTAACGGAACAGGGAATCCGTGAAATGAAAGAAGAACTGGGGAAAAGTATTGAATCTCTGGCACAGTTAAAAGCCCTTACCATTCGTAAGAAGAATGAAGCAGAAAGAGAAGAACAAACTTCAAAAGACTATTATAACAAGGCAATAGTAATTGTTCAGAGAGCTGAAAAAGGAGAGGTGGAAGCTTCAGAAGCGGATCGTCTGGCCAAAGAAGCTTTAAAAAGACAGTCTTCTTGCCAGGAAAATGCTGATCAGCTACACAAAGAACATGAAAAGCTTCATTCCGAATGCGAAAAAATGCAGGCTACAATCAATCATCTGAAATCAAGTATTGGCAAATGGGAAAATGAACTGAAAACTTTAAAGGCAAGGGTTCAGGTAAGTGAAGCTACAAGAGATATTAATCAGAAAATGACCCAGATGGATACCGGAAGTACTGTAAGCATGCTGGAAAAACTTAAAGAAAGGGTTGTACAGCAGGAAACATTGGCAGAAGCGTATTCTGATCTGTCAAAATCAGGAAAGACCATTGATGAAGAGATTGATGCTATGGTAAACAATAAAGATAATGAAGCCGAGGAAGCTTTGAACAGATTAAAGGAAACACTTAAAAAAGGCTAA
- a CDS encoding YbjN domain-containing protein — protein sequence MKNQIFRTVKEWLLDYEFTITLEDEAQRILIIEKESNGIKNMILIISDSILIMEQFLFEIKNPTEQTFRRLLQKNRDIVHGAFVLDSTGKRVIFRDTLPTDHMAQNEVMASINSLGILVGEFTNEMLEMSK from the coding sequence ATGAAAAATCAAATATTTAGAACGGTCAAAGAATGGTTGTTAGATTATGAGTTTACTATCACCCTGGAGGATGAGGCTCAGAGAATCTTAATCATTGAAAAAGAATCCAACGGAATCAAAAATATGATCCTTATTATATCGGATTCTATCCTTATCATGGAACAGTTTCTTTTTGAAATAAAAAATCCGACAGAACAAACTTTTAGAAGGCTGCTTCAGAAAAACAGAGATATCGTGCATGGAGCTTTTGTTTTAGACAGTACCGGAAAAAGGGTGATTTTCAGGGATACCCTTCCTACAGACCACATGGCACAGAATGAAGTTATGGCCTCCATCAATTCCCTGGGGATTCTGGTAGGCGAGTTTACCAACGAGATGCTTGAAATGAGTAAGTAA
- a CDS encoding flotillin family protein: MNLPLIAGIIIIAVASVGLIFWILSMYKKTVQGIVILRTGYGGTKVFFNAGIVIPIIHRMESMDISVKKLEISREGKAGLICKDNMRADIQVAFFIRVNKSVDDIVNVAQTIGCQRASDAQTLRELFEAKFSEALKTVGKKFDFTELYEARSEFRQEILDIIGTDLNGYVLDDCAIDYLEQTSIDKLDKDNILDSEGIKKITELTATQNIKANQVRRDEEKTITKQNVEAREAILELEKQLAEKEESQKREVANIKARENAEILKVEEEERLRYETVRIATEEKLQIAEENKLRQVVIAAKNKERADLVETERVLKDKSLEATERERIVSLAQIEKDKAIELEKKSIQDAIRERLTMEKTVVEEQQGIKDLEAFKTAERNKQVEITLATQEAEKKLIEETRAAEARKLAAEKDAQKYVIEAQAKRDAAEKEAEARKIIADAKAKEEATVGLSEAQVLHAKADAAERQGIVDAVVIEKKAEAVRKEGIAQAEVIKEKALAEAAGINEKAEAMKKLNDAGKDHEEFRLKLNKEKEVELAGIAIQKDIAEAQSLVLAEAFKTAKIDIVGGDNTFFDNVIRQVSAGKGLDKFINHSENAKMVRENLLGDGENIISRVMGMVDKYDISSDDIKNMSIASLIFKLNGVANQQEKGILERALDMARHMGVEHKPVNNNHV; encoded by the coding sequence ATGAACTTACCATTAATTGCTGGAATTATCATTATTGCGGTAGCATCAGTAGGATTGATTTTCTGGATTTTATCCATGTATAAAAAGACCGTTCAGGGAATTGTTATTTTGAGAACCGGTTATGGGGGCACAAAGGTTTTCTTTAATGCAGGAATCGTTATTCCTATTATTCACCGCATGGAATCTATGGATATTTCTGTAAAAAAACTGGAGATATCAAGAGAAGGAAAAGCAGGACTGATCTGTAAAGACAATATGAGGGCAGATATTCAGGTAGCATTCTTTATCCGTGTTAATAAATCAGTAGATGATATTGTTAATGTAGCTCAAACGATAGGCTGCCAGAGAGCATCTGATGCTCAGACGCTCAGAGAACTTTTTGAAGCTAAATTTTCGGAGGCTCTAAAAACAGTAGGAAAGAAATTTGATTTCACTGAATTATATGAAGCTCGAAGTGAGTTTCGTCAGGAAATCCTTGACATTATCGGAACAGACTTAAATGGGTATGTATTGGATGACTGTGCGATCGACTACCTTGAACAAACTTCAATTGATAAGCTAGATAAAGATAATATCCTTGATTCTGAAGGGATCAAAAAGATTACAGAATTAACTGCAACACAGAATATTAAAGCCAATCAGGTTCGCCGTGATGAAGAAAAAACAATTACAAAACAGAATGTAGAAGCAAGAGAAGCAATTCTGGAACTTGAAAAGCAGCTGGCAGAAAAAGAGGAATCTCAGAAAAGAGAAGTTGCCAATATCAAAGCCCGCGAAAATGCAGAAATTCTGAAAGTAGAAGAAGAAGAGCGCCTGAGATATGAGACCGTGCGCATTGCCACAGAAGAAAAACTTCAGATTGCAGAAGAAAATAAACTTCGCCAGGTGGTTATTGCAGCTAAAAATAAAGAACGCGCAGATCTGGTAGAAACAGAAAGAGTACTCAAAGATAAATCTTTGGAAGCTACAGAAAGAGAAAGAATTGTTTCTCTTGCCCAGATTGAAAAAGATAAAGCTATAGAATTAGAAAAGAAAAGCATCCAGGATGCCATCCGTGAGCGTTTGACTATGGAAAAAACGGTTGTGGAAGAGCAGCAGGGAATCAAAGATCTGGAAGCTTTCAAAACGGCAGAAAGAAACAAACAGGTTGAAATTACCTTAGCAACTCAGGAAGCTGAGAAAAAACTGATTGAAGAAACCAGGGCGGCAGAAGCGCGCAAACTGGCAGCAGAAAAAGATGCACAGAAATATGTAATCGAAGCTCAGGCGAAGAGAGACGCTGCAGAAAAAGAAGCAGAAGCACGTAAGATCATTGCTGATGCTAAGGCCAAAGAAGAAGCAACTGTAGGTTTATCAGAAGCTCAGGTGTTACATGCAAAAGCAGACGCTGCGGAAAGACAAGGAATTGTAGATGCTGTGGTGATCGAGAAAAAGGCAGAAGCTGTAAGGAAAGAAGGGATAGCACAGGCAGAAGTGATCAAAGAAAAAGCATTGGCAGAAGCAGCAGGAATCAATGAAAAAGCAGAGGCTATGAAGAAACTGAATGATGCCGGAAAAGATCACGAAGAATTCCGCCTGAAGCTGAATAAAGAAAAAGAAGTAGAGCTTGCTGGAATTGCTATTCAGAAAGATATTGCAGAAGCCCAGTCTTTGGTACTGGCAGAAGCATTCAAAACAGCGAAAATTGATATCGTGGGAGGTGATAATACCTTCTTTGACAATGTGATCCGTCAGGTTTCCGCAGGAAAAGGACTTGATAAATTCATCAACCATAGCGAAAATGCAAAAATGGTGAGAGAAAATTTGCTGGGAGATGGTGAAAATATCATTTCAAGGGTAATGGGAATGGTAGATAAATACGATATTTCATCAGACGATATCAAAAATATGAGTATTGCCTCACTGATTTTCAAGCTAAATGGTGTTGCGAATCAGCAGGAGAAAGGAATTCTGGAAAGAGCGCTTGATATGGCAAGACACATGGGAGTAGAACATAAACCGGTAAATAATAACCATGTTTAA
- a CDS encoding DNA repair ATPase yields MSEQLNSGTYEIIQNRLNEQKNDLIQRLHQLNEDRKNIFGGIDFSLIANERISTDHNCIAKDIYSLGDYLLFGSNAHLGLQTEINISDVFSIYAINNNRFEPQDYALINDEIFIDEFKNLYKYYRNTFFARFSFTENYLYMVFQLSESTTDIKAFKWLIKDNQLIYVDSRSASETAYPPQHGFAWTKATRDMQRSGKHPHISLADKVFVESIGGDITIKVEDNTDTGKGIYSEDVIHKDQNLDDAEIHFCDLDNLVLFKIKPYQETERYFIYNHKEKTVSRADALKYSGLLLPENQGVLFSNGYALQTGGLKVISQDQNRLYYLKTVIEPNGENFLYIFYDDKTNNYQLISYNIITQTIETPIRCSGFSLLNDGKLIYLRESIETTKHHLAQIWQTPFSKELQPNAEKADSLIYKIGNKDIVRVMAESQELITLLNKKDSYSGLYDDIVKLSTFILDTYYFLGENEVQKLNQPLKEIRKIAHSAINEFEKVVEQRKNTEEALEKIKYACDKILDDTKRLQYSQLTEYIDALSQIRALRGEVTAARELKYADADLLDAFEKALSDRYTELSNACVEFLLQEGALLPYEEKAQHISEDIVALQKAIDAKTIDENINTLSGQLELLVDIVNNLKIEDTSQSTQIIENISLIFARLNQERLELSKRKREISGKELASDFQAQITLFDQSVINFLELSQTPDKCDEYLTKLSIQLEEMETKFIDFDEFIQQIGTKREEVYGHFQNKRVQLTESRNKRTQSLFDAAQRILKSVQAKAESFDSESEINGYFASDLMVEKMRDLARQLAELEDSAKSEEIQTLLKTCQQESVRKLKDKKEIYVDGESIIALGDYKFAVNQQKLDLTLVLRNAQYYYHLTGTSFYEPLNFTTADEFKEVWNQEFVSENTQVKRFEYLAWNVFSNHKELVTEQQNEQVVQQFTAEHFGEGLVKGIHDKDAQVIVTRLQQMYNELGLMRFTAQERTLAQLFWFFLNTERKEYYSKQFDATAIIAQSFAVKQGFEYLNRELAEDMKSFASVNGIFRETDYINAAVYLKQEDKENFLISEKAGALYELFLKELKEKGKDLEFFGQIQAMYQYPSACYYIAEGALKAFDPDAEKNIIDEVLGCIITQKFDPINIRNISFEAVIKDLKSLEKDAEYHLNYFEFVSRLSHFNTVTVPKYKRLQELKYSWVNEKKKGLKLDTFQPQILSSFVRNKLINDVYFPLIGANLAKQLGTAGSDKRTDRMGMLLLVSPPGYGKTTLMEYMAERMGLVFMKINGPSLGYDIVSTDPGEAKNAGARQELEKLNLALEMGDNVMLYLDDIQHCNPEFLQKFISLADGQRKIEGIYNGESKTYDLRSKRFCLVMAGNPYTESGEKFKIPDMLANRSDTYNLGEISGSKTDLFDLSLIENALMSNEYLTRLTQPGMENLYELYDCVTTDNPADNLRGNFSSNEISDFRAVLKNTIMVRNMILKVNKEYIASAAMSDEYRNEPPFKLQGSYRNMNKLIAQIQPILKKNEVIQIVLNHYQNESQTLTTGAEANMLKLKELIEVISEEEKARWEEIKKTFVKNKTLKGLGESDRMSQIVALLAQFGDGLEGIKEVLKKEY; encoded by the coding sequence ATGTCAGAACAACTTAATTCCGGAACCTACGAAATTATTCAGAACCGTCTGAATGAGCAGAAGAACGACCTTATACAAAGGCTTCATCAGCTTAACGAAGACCGTAAAAATATCTTCGGTGGAATAGATTTTTCATTGATTGCCAATGAAAGGATTTCCACGGACCATAACTGTATAGCCAAGGATATATATTCATTAGGGGATTATTTACTATTTGGTTCCAATGCCCATTTAGGCTTACAGACTGAAATTAATATTTCGGATGTTTTCTCCATTTATGCCATCAATAATAACAGGTTTGAACCTCAGGATTATGCGCTGATTAATGACGAAATCTTTATTGATGAGTTTAAAAACCTTTACAAATATTATAGAAATACATTCTTTGCAAGATTTAGTTTTACAGAGAATTACCTTTATATGGTTTTCCAGCTTTCGGAAAGCACTACGGATATTAAAGCATTCAAATGGCTGATCAAAGACAATCAGCTTATTTATGTAGATTCCAGAAGTGCTTCAGAAACAGCCTATCCGCCTCAGCATGGTTTTGCATGGACAAAAGCTACGAGAGATATGCAACGATCCGGAAAGCATCCCCATATTTCCCTTGCCGATAAAGTTTTCGTGGAAAGTATCGGTGGAGATATTACCATTAAGGTTGAAGATAATACAGATACGGGAAAAGGGATCTATTCCGAAGATGTGATCCATAAAGATCAGAATCTCGATGATGCTGAGATTCATTTTTGTGATCTGGATAACCTGGTTTTGTTTAAAATAAAGCCCTACCAGGAAACAGAACGCTATTTCATTTATAATCATAAAGAAAAAACCGTTTCGAGGGCTGATGCTCTCAAATATTCAGGGTTATTGCTTCCGGAAAATCAGGGAGTGTTGTTTTCAAACGGATATGCCCTTCAGACTGGTGGCTTAAAGGTGATTTCTCAGGACCAGAACAGGTTGTATTATCTTAAAACAGTTATAGAACCTAACGGAGAAAACTTTTTATATATTTTCTATGATGATAAAACGAATAACTATCAGCTTATTTCGTATAATATCATTACCCAAACGATAGAAACTCCCATCCGATGCAGTGGCTTCTCACTTCTTAATGACGGGAAACTGATTTATCTTCGAGAGAGTATTGAAACAACGAAACATCATCTGGCCCAGATCTGGCAGACTCCTTTCTCTAAAGAGTTGCAGCCAAATGCTGAAAAAGCAGACAGCCTGATTTACAAAATTGGGAATAAAGATATTGTAAGGGTAATGGCAGAAAGCCAGGAGCTTATCACGCTTCTGAATAAAAAAGATTCTTACAGCGGATTATACGATGATATTGTAAAGCTTTCCACCTTTATTCTGGATACATATTATTTTTTAGGAGAAAATGAAGTTCAGAAACTGAATCAACCGCTTAAAGAAATCCGGAAAATAGCCCATTCAGCGATCAATGAGTTTGAAAAAGTAGTTGAACAAAGGAAAAATACCGAAGAAGCTTTAGAAAAAATAAAATATGCCTGTGACAAGATCCTTGACGATACCAAAAGGCTTCAATATTCTCAGCTTACAGAATATATTGATGCTCTTTCACAAATAAGAGCATTAAGAGGAGAGGTTACAGCAGCAAGAGAGCTCAAATATGCAGATGCAGATCTGCTGGATGCTTTTGAAAAAGCGCTTTCGGACCGTTACACCGAACTTTCCAATGCCTGTGTTGAGTTTTTGCTGCAGGAAGGAGCTTTATTACCTTATGAGGAGAAAGCACAACATATTTCAGAGGATATTGTTGCGTTGCAAAAAGCGATTGATGCCAAAACCATCGATGAAAATATAAATACATTATCCGGACAATTGGAACTGTTGGTAGATATCGTTAATAATCTTAAGATTGAAGATACGTCCCAATCTACCCAGATCATTGAAAACATCTCTTTGATCTTTGCCCGACTGAACCAGGAAAGACTGGAACTCAGCAAAAGAAAAAGAGAGATTTCCGGTAAGGAGCTGGCTTCTGATTTCCAGGCACAGATTACCTTATTTGATCAGTCTGTGATTAATTTTCTGGAGCTTTCCCAGACCCCTGACAAATGTGATGAATATCTGACCAAGCTGTCCATTCAGTTGGAAGAGATGGAGACGAAATTCATTGATTTTGATGAATTTATTCAGCAGATAGGAACCAAAAGAGAAGAAGTCTACGGACATTTTCAGAATAAAAGAGTACAGCTTACAGAATCAAGAAATAAAAGAACTCAAAGTCTCTTTGATGCAGCTCAAAGAATTCTGAAATCCGTTCAGGCCAAGGCAGAATCCTTTGATTCTGAAAGTGAAATTAATGGATATTTCGCTTCAGATCTTATGGTTGAGAAAATGAGAGACCTGGCCAGACAGTTGGCAGAGCTGGAAGACTCGGCAAAGAGTGAAGAAATTCAAACGCTTTTAAAAACATGCCAGCAGGAATCTGTAAGAAAGCTTAAAGATAAAAAAGAGATCTATGTAGATGGTGAAAGTATTATCGCATTGGGAGATTATAAATTTGCGGTTAATCAGCAGAAACTGGATCTTACGCTTGTTCTTCGAAATGCACAATATTATTATCATCTTACCGGAACAAGCTTTTATGAACCTTTAAACTTTACAACAGCGGATGAGTTCAAAGAAGTCTGGAATCAAGAGTTTGTTTCAGAAAATACCCAGGTAAAACGTTTTGAATACCTTGCCTGGAATGTGTTTTCAAATCATAAAGAACTTGTCACAGAACAGCAGAATGAACAGGTGGTTCAGCAATTTACAGCAGAGCATTTCGGAGAAGGATTGGTAAAAGGGATTCATGATAAAGATGCACAGGTCATTGTAACCAGGCTTCAACAAATGTACAATGAACTGGGGCTGATGCGATTTACCGCTCAGGAAAGAACCCTTGCACAGCTGTTCTGGTTTTTCCTTAACACGGAAAGAAAAGAATATTACAGTAAACAGTTTGATGCAACAGCTATTATCGCTCAGTCTTTTGCCGTAAAACAAGGGTTTGAATACCTTAACAGAGAATTAGCAGAGGATATGAAATCATTTGCATCAGTAAATGGTATTTTTAGGGAGACAGATTATATCAATGCTGCAGTATATCTGAAGCAGGAAGATAAAGAGAACTTCCTGATTTCGGAAAAAGCAGGTGCTTTGTATGAATTATTTTTAAAAGAACTTAAAGAAAAAGGTAAAGATCTGGAGTTTTTTGGGCAGATACAGGCCATGTATCAGTATCCTTCGGCATGCTATTATATTGCAGAAGGGGCATTAAAAGCTTTTGATCCTGATGCAGAGAAAAATATCATAGATGAGGTTCTTGGATGTATCATTACCCAGAAATTTGATCCTATAAATATCAGAAATATTTCTTTTGAAGCCGTAATTAAAGATTTGAAATCTCTTGAAAAAGATGCAGAATATCATCTTAATTATTTTGAATTTGTGTCCAGGCTAAGTCATTTCAATACAGTTACTGTTCCAAAGTACAAAAGACTTCAGGAATTGAAGTACAGCTGGGTGAATGAGAAGAAAAAAGGTCTGAAACTGGATACTTTTCAGCCGCAGATATTAAGTTCATTTGTGAGAAATAAACTGATTAATGATGTCTATTTTCCTTTGATTGGGGCAAATCTTGCAAAACAGCTGGGAACAGCCGGTTCAGATAAGAGAACAGATAGAATGGGAATGCTTCTTCTGGTGTCTCCTCCAGGATATGGAAAGACAACCCTGATGGAATATATGGCAGAGCGTATGGGACTCGTATTTATGAAGATCAACGGACCTTCTTTAGGGTATGATATTGTTTCTACAGATCCGGGCGAAGCTAAAAATGCAGGGGCAAGACAGGAACTGGAAAAACTGAATCTTGCGTTGGAAATGGGAGATAATGTAATGCTGTATCTTGATGATATCCAGCATTGTAACCCTGAATTTTTGCAAAAGTTCATTTCCCTTGCCGATGGTCAGAGAAAAATTGAAGGAATTTATAACGGAGAAAGTAAGACTTATGATCTACGCTCAAAAAGATTCTGTCTTGTAATGGCAGGAAACCCATATACGGAAAGTGGTGAGAAGTTTAAGATTCCGGACATGTTGGCGAACCGTTCAGATACGTACAACTTGGGAGAAATATCAGGCTCAAAAACAGATTTATTTGATCTGAGTTTAATTGAAAATGCACTGATGTCTAATGAGTATCTGACCAGACTTACCCAGCCGGGCATGGAGAATCTTTATGAGCTGTATGACTGTGTGACAACTGATAATCCTGCAGATAATCTGAGAGGCAATTTCAGTTCCAATGAAATATCAGACTTCAGAGCAGTACTAAAAAACACAATCATGGTCAGAAATATGATTCTTAAAGTCAACAAAGAATATATTGCTTCGGCAGCAATGTCTGATGAATACAGAAATGAGCCTCCATTCAAACTTCAGGGATCTTATCGTAATATGAATAAGCTGATTGCACAGATTCAGCCTATTTTAAAGAAAAACGAAGTCATTCAAATTGTATTGAACCATTATCAGAACGAATCCCAAACGTTGACAACTGGTGCAGAAGCCAACATGTTAAAGTTGAAAGAATTGATTGAGGTAATCTCTGAAGAAGAAAAAGCACGTTGGGAAGAGATTAAGAAAACCTTTGTAAAAAATAAAACGCTTAAAGGCTTAGGTGAAAGCGATAGGATGTCTCAGATTGTTGCTCTCCTTGCCCAGTTTGGGGATGGTCTTGAAGGAATAAAAGAGGTTTTAAAAAAAGAATATTAA
- a CDS encoding DUF3127 domain-containing protein codes for MELQGTVKKLFETQTFASGFQKRELVILTQEQYPQPINIEFLSDKISLLDNLKEGENVKIGINIRGREWVSPQGETKYFNSITGWRVEKVSDNGSEPTQAMPQQSASPVSNENPFAGDDDDDLPF; via the coding sequence ATGGAATTACAAGGAACGGTAAAGAAACTTTTTGAAACTCAAACTTTTGCAAGTGGATTTCAAAAAAGAGAATTGGTTATTTTAACCCAGGAACAGTATCCACAGCCGATAAACATAGAATTTTTATCTGATAAAATTAGTTTGTTAGATAACCTTAAAGAAGGTGAGAACGTAAAAATAGGAATCAACATCAGAGGTAGAGAATGGGTTTCTCCACAAGGTGAAACTAAATACTTCAACTCGATTACAGGATGGAGAGTAGAGAAAGTTTCTGATAATGGATCAGAACCTACTCAGGCTATGCCTCAGCAATCTGCATCTCCTGTTTCTAACGAGAATCCGTTTGCCGGAGATGACGATGATGATTTACCTTTCTAA
- a CDS encoding DMT family transporter yields the protein MNADKEKWLLLVVLSIIWGSSFILIKKSLDHFSPYQVGSLRVLIAGIILLPVAVSHYKLFPKKHLKWLILAAFTGNFIPMFLFPIAETEISSSIAGIINSMMPIFVIIVGALVWKFETTKKQIIGTLISFTGVCILAFGGGDSGEFKLIPILLLLLATLCYALSTTTVKSKLMEVSSTVLSAFVFSFVLFLPSIIALTSTGFFSTFSFSKDNLLGLMFVSLLSIFGTGLAMMMNYRLLKVSTPLFASTVTLVMPIVAIIWGIIDGEKLTYIQFIGAGIIIAGLIFLRTSPKK from the coding sequence ATGAACGCAGATAAAGAAAAATGGCTTCTTCTGGTGGTCCTGAGTATTATTTGGGGATCTTCATTTATTTTAATCAAAAAATCACTGGATCATTTCAGTCCATATCAGGTAGGATCACTCCGGGTTCTTATAGCTGGCATTATTCTGCTTCCCGTTGCGGTATCCCATTATAAGCTATTTCCGAAAAAACATTTAAAATGGCTTATTTTAGCGGCATTTACAGGAAATTTCATTCCTATGTTCCTGTTTCCGATTGCAGAAACTGAAATCAGCAGCAGCATTGCCGGAATTATCAATTCAATGATGCCTATCTTCGTTATTATTGTAGGAGCATTGGTTTGGAAGTTTGAAACCACAAAAAAACAAATCATCGGAACACTGATAAGCTTTACAGGAGTCTGTATTCTGGCATTTGGAGGAGGAGACAGTGGTGAATTCAAATTGATTCCGATTCTTCTTTTATTATTGGCCACTTTATGCTACGCATTGAGTACAACGACAGTGAAATCAAAACTCATGGAAGTATCTTCTACGGTTTTATCTGCCTTTGTATTTTCTTTTGTCTTGTTTTTACCGTCCATTATTGCACTTACTTCAACGGGATTCTTTTCCACGTTCAGCTTTTCAAAAGATAACCTCTTAGGATTAATGTTTGTCAGTCTGTTATCTATTTTCGGAACCGGATTGGCCATGATGATGAATTACCGCTTGTTGAAGGTTTCAACCCCTCTTTTTGCCTCAACAGTTACCTTAGTAATGCCTATTGTTGCTATTATCTGGGGAATCATTGATGGGGAGAAACTGACTTATATACAATTTATTGGTGCAGGAATTATTATTGCGGGATTAATATTTTTAAGAACGAGTCCTAAAAAATAG
- a CDS encoding helix-turn-helix domain-containing protein — MQKRLDKMSFFGTNIKKIRQVKGLSQKAFADLFDLNRGVISSYEEGRAEPKIETILKVASHFNLDLDKLLTETLQVNQLASVSDIDQLMLFPELAISERKEEAHSRGNNSENKSILQKILASVDLVFEFTAEKQLISPYHYGDILFLNKADLKKDHPHHLLMYKDGNLEYTTNTDNQDIYKIVGHVSTAEKNVFTDIFERLDRLENRM; from the coding sequence TTGCAAAAAAGATTAGACAAAATGAGCTTCTTTGGAACTAATATTAAGAAAATAAGACAAGTTAAAGGCTTGAGCCAAAAGGCTTTTGCTGATCTATTTGACTTAAACAGGGGAGTAATCAGCTCTTATGAAGAAGGACGTGCCGAACCGAAGATCGAGACTATATTAAAAGTAGCCAGTCATTTTAATCTTGATCTTGATAAATTACTTACCGAAACACTCCAAGTAAACCAACTAGCAAGTGTTTCAGACATTGATCAACTGATGCTTTTTCCTGAATTGGCTATTAGTGAAAGAAAAGAAGAGGCCCATTCAAGAGGAAATAATTCTGAAAACAAGTCCATCTTGCAAAAAATATTAGCATCTGTGGATCTGGTATTTGAATTTACGGCAGAAAAACAGTTGATTTCTCCTTATCATTATGGAGATATTTTATTTTTGAATAAAGCAGATTTGAAGAAGGACCACCCTCATCATTTATTAATGTATAAGGATGGAAATTTAGAGTACACAACCAATACCGATAACCAGGATATTTATAAAATTGTAGGACACGTTTCTACCGCTGAAAAGAATGTTTTCACAGATATATTTGAAAGATTGGATAGGCTGGAAAATAGGATGTAG
- the aat gene encoding leucyl/phenylalanyl-tRNA--protein transferase, which yields MVRLDENKISFPDPEVYDGHDGLIAYGGDLSVERIWFAYQLGIFPWYNPGEEILWWCPDPRFILIPDEIKVSKSMRKILNRNVFTFSENKNFREVIKNCQQAERKGQSGTWLSDELMDSFIQLHEYGLARSIEVWQEGELVGGFYGLQIGNIFCGESMFAKVSNASKAGFIHFVESNKDHIELIDCQSHTEHLESLGAKMIPKKEFLKILHENNERR from the coding sequence ATGGTTCGATTAGACGAAAACAAGATTTCATTTCCTGATCCGGAGGTATATGATGGGCACGACGGGCTTATTGCTTATGGTGGAGATCTGTCTGTAGAGCGCATTTGGTTCGCTTATCAATTAGGTATTTTCCCCTGGTACAACCCAGGAGAGGAAATCTTATGGTGGTGTCCGGATCCAAGATTTATTTTAATACCTGATGAAATAAAAGTGTCCAAATCGATGAGAAAGATATTAAACAGGAATGTTTTTACTTTTTCTGAGAACAAAAATTTCAGGGAAGTCATTAAAAACTGCCAGCAAGCTGAGCGCAAAGGACAATCCGGAACCTGGCTTTCTGATGAATTAATGGATTCTTTCATTCAGCTTCATGAATATGGCCTGGCCAGAAGCATTGAAGTATGGCAGGAGGGAGAACTTGTAGGTGGATTTTATGGGTTACAGATTGGAAACATTTTCTGTGGTGAGAGTATGTTTGCAAAAGTCAGCAATGCCTCAAAAGCAGGATTTATCCACTTTGTGGAAAGCAATAAGGATCACATTGAATTAATTGACTGCCAGTCTCATACCGAACATCTGGAAAGCCTTGGGGCAAAAATGATTCCTAAAAAAGAATTTTTAAAAATCCTACACGAAAACAATGAACGCAGATAA